A genomic window from Populus alba chromosome 19, ASM523922v2, whole genome shotgun sequence includes:
- the LOC118046756 gene encoding uncharacterized protein, whose translation MEEIRRAAVAYYENLPEEKKQYARFIFNKMDRNRDGRINLHEYVEYLKKDNNTVFTHPSMFRALDRDGDGSLDFEETITLYYILFSGRALFCKCCDTFLADIYFSCFQCFCLDESPSTYDICCDCYGGKRFTHHDDAIFWDNYTLLSQSRSLALEAPVQKRRHVLKTIGMIVQVTGIVVGGACLASSSSCSIM comes from the exons ATGGAGGAGATTCGCCGGGCTGCCGTAGCTTATTATGAAAATCTGCCCGAGGAGAAGAAGCAATATGCcagatttattttcaataaaatggaCAGAAACAGAGACGGGCGAATTAACCTACATGAATACGTGGAGTATCTCAAGAAAGATAACAACACAGTTTTTACTCATCCAAGCATGTTTAGAGCGCTGGACAGGGACGGCGATGGAAGCTTGGATTTTGAGGAAACAATCACCTTGTACTACATCTTGTTTAGCGGTAGAGCTCTATTTTGCAAGTGTTGTGATACGTTCTTGGCAGACATATACTTCAGCTGCTTTCAATGTTTCTGTCTTGATGAGTCACCTAGCACCTATGATATTTGTTGTGATTGTTATGGTGGAAAAAGGTTCACTCACCACGATGATGCCATCTTCTGGGATAACTATACTTTACTAAGTCAAAGCAGGAGCTTGGCACTTGAAGCTCCCGTACAG AAGCGAAGACATGTGCTTAAAACAATTGGAATGATAGTGCAAGTTACAGGCATAGTTGTTGGTGGTGCTTGTCTTGCATCATCCTCTAGCTGCAGCATTATGTGA